The Neoarius graeffei isolate fNeoGra1 chromosome 12, fNeoGra1.pri, whole genome shotgun sequence genome window below encodes:
- the LOC132895506 gene encoding methyltransferase-like protein 27 isoform X1: protein MMADTRTFADVRTAYRSAQKNTGIEEKVAFYNTWSESYEQDAAMLDYRAPFLAAECIASHFTSEKERAIILDVACGTGLVSRHLKKMGFRHFVGVDGSEDMINLAKKTGLFQEVKQCMLGQDPLPVQDESYDVVVIVGAMSVGNVPAMVFKQLWQATKLGGFVCITTRGNADNCQYKTELERVIQSMEEEKKCRRVSVTVVDKWEKAVHEHESGYIPGVIYLCQRT, encoded by the exons A TGATGGCAGATACCAGGACCTTCGCAGATGTGAGGACCGCATATCGTTCAGCCCAAAAAAATACAGGGATCGAGGAGAAGGTTGCATTCTACAACACCTGGTCTGAGAGCTATGAACAG GATGCTGCGATGTTGGACTACCGTGCTCCTTTTTTAGCTGCAGAATGCATTGCTTCACACTTCACCAGCGAGAAAGAGAGAGCCATTATTCTGGATGTGGCGTGTGGGACAGGGCTGGTCTCTAGACAT CTGAAGAAAATGGGGTTTCGTCACTTTGTGGGAGTGGATGGAAGCGAGGACATGATAAATCTGGCTAAAAAAACAGGCCTTTTTCAGGAGGTTAAGCAGTGCATGCTGGGTCAGGATCCCTTGCCTGTGCAAGATG AGTCATATGATGTTGTAGTAATTGTGGGAGCTATGAGTGTTGGGAATGTACCAGCAATGGTTTTCAAGCAGCTCTGGCAAGCCACCAAGCTGG GTGGCTTTGTGTGCATAACTACAAGAGGGAATGCTGATAATTGCCAGTATAAAACAGAGCTAGAACGTGTGATTCAGTCAATGGAGGAAGAAAAGAAATGCCGTCGTGTATCGGTCACTGTAGTTGACAAGTGGGAAAAGGCAGTGCATGAACATGAGTCTGGGTACATACCTGGAGTTATTTATCTCTGTCAGAGAACTTAG
- the LOC132895506 gene encoding methyltransferase-like protein 27 isoform X2 encodes MADTRTFADVRTAYRSAQKNTGIEEKVAFYNTWSESYEQDAAMLDYRAPFLAAECIASHFTSEKERAIILDVACGTGLVSRHLKKMGFRHFVGVDGSEDMINLAKKTGLFQEVKQCMLGQDPLPVQDESYDVVVIVGAMSVGNVPAMVFKQLWQATKLGGFVCITTRGNADNCQYKTELERVIQSMEEEKKCRRVSVTVVDKWEKAVHEHESGYIPGVIYLCQRT; translated from the exons ATGGCAGATACCAGGACCTTCGCAGATGTGAGGACCGCATATCGTTCAGCCCAAAAAAATACAGGGATCGAGGAGAAGGTTGCATTCTACAACACCTGGTCTGAGAGCTATGAACAG GATGCTGCGATGTTGGACTACCGTGCTCCTTTTTTAGCTGCAGAATGCATTGCTTCACACTTCACCAGCGAGAAAGAGAGAGCCATTATTCTGGATGTGGCGTGTGGGACAGGGCTGGTCTCTAGACAT CTGAAGAAAATGGGGTTTCGTCACTTTGTGGGAGTGGATGGAAGCGAGGACATGATAAATCTGGCTAAAAAAACAGGCCTTTTTCAGGAGGTTAAGCAGTGCATGCTGGGTCAGGATCCCTTGCCTGTGCAAGATG AGTCATATGATGTTGTAGTAATTGTGGGAGCTATGAGTGTTGGGAATGTACCAGCAATGGTTTTCAAGCAGCTCTGGCAAGCCACCAAGCTGG GTGGCTTTGTGTGCATAACTACAAGAGGGAATGCTGATAATTGCCAGTATAAAACAGAGCTAGAACGTGTGATTCAGTCAATGGAGGAAGAAAAGAAATGCCGTCGTGTATCGGTCACTGTAGTTGACAAGTGGGAAAAGGCAGTGCATGAACATGAGTCTGGGTACATACCTGGAGTTATTTATCTCTGTCAGAGAACTTAG